From one Haloferax marinisediminis genomic stretch:
- a CDS encoding SDR family oxidoreductase has protein sequence MAFDDVDFEGRTAFITGTSRGIGKAIALDLADRGANVVSTGKTVEGRDDLPGTIVETTEEIRERGGNSIWCQLDVRDDDSVQAAIDETVDAFGGIDFVVNNAGAIHIANFENTPPKRFDLLVDVNARGAYATTHAALPHLRESDHAHVVTFSPPMPARPAPGKIAYALSKYGMTFIAQSLAQELERDEIGVNALWPVAAIESEATRHFGMGTPEDWRTPQIMCDALTELFSRDPTDCTGNAFYDEEILEDAGVEDFSSYAVVEGTDPGPMSAQLFDPDYER, from the coding sequence ATGGCATTCGATGATGTTGATTTCGAGGGGCGGACGGCCTTCATCACAGGAACCAGTCGAGGGATCGGGAAGGCAATCGCACTCGACCTGGCCGACCGAGGTGCGAACGTCGTCTCGACGGGCAAGACCGTCGAGGGGCGCGACGACCTCCCAGGAACCATCGTGGAGACGACTGAGGAGATTCGTGAGCGCGGTGGCAACTCTATCTGGTGTCAACTCGACGTTCGGGACGACGACTCCGTCCAGGCAGCGATAGACGAGACGGTCGACGCGTTCGGCGGCATCGACTTCGTCGTCAACAACGCGGGCGCGATTCACATCGCGAACTTCGAGAACACGCCACCGAAGCGGTTCGACCTCCTCGTGGACGTGAACGCCCGCGGCGCGTACGCGACGACCCACGCCGCGCTTCCACACCTCCGCGAGAGCGACCACGCACACGTCGTCACGTTCTCACCACCGATGCCTGCCCGTCCCGCACCCGGGAAGATTGCGTACGCGCTCTCGAAGTACGGGATGACCTTCATCGCACAGTCGCTCGCACAGGAACTCGAACGAGACGAAATCGGCGTGAACGCACTCTGGCCCGTTGCGGCAATCGAGTCAGAGGCGACGCGTCACTTCGGGATGGGAACGCCCGAAGACTGGCGAACCCCGCAGATTATGTGTGACGCCCTGACCGAACTGTTCTCCCGCGACCCGACGGACTGCACGGGCAACGCCTTCTACGACGAAGAGATTCTGGAAGACGCCGGTGTCGAGGACTTCTCCTCGTACGCCGTCGTCGAGGGAACAGACCCCGGTCCGATGTCTGCGCAACTGTTCGACCCCGACTACGAACGGTAA
- a CDS encoding M24 family metallopeptidase, with the protein MEPDFSPLAEFLGDDFDGYLISADGSDSNQLYLSGFDAPDPYTTLYTPEGTHLLVSTLEYGRAKKESRADTVSRLSDYDYMEKYTEYGPVVGKAKVLAEFLADHDVASLAAPDDFPLATADALRDEGVSIEGETDDVLTTIRAVKDDDEIDHIHDAQKATQASMHAAEDLIRAADVADDGTLRYEGEPLTSERVKEEIEVTLLRHGCALNETIVACGADAADPHNRGSGPLSANEAIIIDIFPRNKATKYNGDMTRTFVKGEPTEEVREWFDLTEEAFNAALDAVEPGATGEDVHDAVCDVYEAAGENTLRADQSAETGFIHSTGHGVGLDVHELPRVSQNGEELKPGHVITIEPGLYDPEIGGVRIEDMVVVTEDGYENLTDYPVELVVE; encoded by the coding sequence ATGGAACCAGATTTCTCACCGCTGGCCGAGTTCCTCGGCGACGACTTCGACGGCTATCTCATCTCCGCTGACGGCAGTGACTCGAACCAGTTGTACCTCTCTGGATTCGACGCACCGGACCCGTACACGACGTTGTATACGCCCGAGGGGACCCACCTTCTCGTCTCTACCCTCGAATACGGACGTGCCAAAAAGGAGAGTCGTGCGGACACCGTCTCGCGACTCTCCGACTACGACTACATGGAGAAGTACACCGAATACGGCCCGGTCGTCGGGAAGGCGAAAGTGCTCGCCGAATTCCTGGCCGACCACGACGTCGCGTCGCTCGCGGCCCCAGACGACTTCCCACTCGCCACCGCCGACGCCCTCCGCGACGAAGGCGTCTCCATCGAAGGGGAAACGGACGACGTGCTGACGACGATTCGCGCCGTGAAGGACGACGACGAAATCGACCACATCCACGACGCGCAGAAGGCAACGCAGGCGTCGATGCACGCTGCGGAAGACCTCATTCGCGCCGCCGACGTGGCCGACGACGGCACCCTCCGCTACGAGGGTGAACCGCTGACGAGCGAGCGCGTGAAAGAAGAAATCGAGGTCACGCTCCTCCGCCACGGGTGCGCCCTCAACGAGACCATCGTCGCGTGCGGTGCCGACGCCGCCGACCCGCACAACCGCGGAAGTGGCCCACTCTCCGCCAACGAAGCCATCATCATCGACATCTTCCCGCGCAACAAGGCGACGAAGTACAACGGCGACATGACCCGGACGTTCGTGAAGGGCGAACCGACCGAGGAGGTTCGCGAGTGGTTCGACCTCACAGAAGAAGCGTTCAACGCCGCCCTCGACGCCGTCGAACCGGGTGCAACCGGCGAAGACGTCCACGACGCAGTCTGTGACGTGTACGAAGCGGCCGGCGAGAACACGCTCCGCGCCGACCAGTCGGCCGAGACTGGGTTCATCCACAGCACGGGCCACGGCGTCGGCCTCGACGTACACGAACTCCCACGCGTGAGTCAGAACGGCGAGGAACTGAAACCGGGCCACGTCATCACTATCGAACCCGGCCTGTACGACCCAGAAATCGGTGGGGTCAGAATCGAGGACATGGTCGTCGTCACCGAAGACGGCTACGAGAACCTCACCGACTACCCAGTCGAACTCGTCGTCGAATAA
- a CDS encoding CBS domain-containing protein, whose amino-acid sequence MLVKDIAHTDVVTVEVETPIVDVARTMRDERVGSVVVVDGKGVVAGLLTDRDLVVYGLAGDRPVGDLVANDIFSTNVFCVAPDDGITEVVDKMHDEGVRRIPVMADGDLVGIVTLDDLLCHLSRELEELADVVRGEFPR is encoded by the coding sequence ATGCTCGTCAAGGATATCGCCCACACGGACGTCGTCACTGTCGAAGTCGAAACACCCATCGTCGACGTCGCTCGAACGATGCGAGACGAACGCGTCGGGAGCGTGGTCGTCGTCGACGGAAAAGGAGTCGTCGCGGGGTTGCTGACTGACCGTGACCTCGTCGTCTACGGACTCGCCGGAGACCGACCGGTCGGTGACCTCGTAGCCAACGACATCTTCTCGACGAACGTGTTCTGTGTGGCCCCCGACGATGGCATCACCGAAGTCGTCGACAAGATGCACGACGAGGGTGTTCGCCGAATCCCCGTCATGGCCGACGGCGACCTCGTCGGCATCGTCACGCTGGACGACCTGCTGTGTCACCTCTCGAGAGAACTCGAAGAACTCGCAGACGTCGTCCGTGGCGAGTTCCCGCGGTAG
- the aroA gene encoding 3-phosphoshikimate 1-carboxyvinyltransferase, whose translation MDVHISPSRVRGRIRAPPSKSYTHRALLAAGYSDEAVVRDALVSADTKATMRAVQAFGGTVDRDGQTVDIVGFDGRPETPDNVIDCANSGTTMRLVTACAGLGENLTILTGDESLRSRPQGPLLDAVFDLDGRAESTRRNGQAPLVVGDGMTGGTVEIPGDVSSQYITALLMAGAVTEEGIDIELTTELKSAPYVDITLEVLDDYGVEATRTDDGFSVAGGQSYRPEGGEYSVPGDFSSISYLLAAGAVAGAEDEPVIVEGARPSAQGDKAIVDIVRDMGADVEWDEDAGELTVSVADLTGTTVDVGDTPDLLPTIAALGAIADGDTVIENCEHVRYKETDRVTAMAEELSKMGANVTEQQDRLTIHGGDTDLVGAEVDGRGDHRIVMSLTVAALVADGETTIAGAEHVDVSFPNFFDAMFDLGVNMRKD comes from the coding sequence ATGGACGTTCACATCTCGCCGTCTCGGGTTCGGGGTCGAATCCGAGCGCCGCCGTCGAAGAGTTACACACACCGTGCGCTCCTCGCCGCAGGGTACAGTGACGAGGCAGTCGTCCGCGACGCCCTCGTCAGCGCCGACACGAAAGCGACCATGCGTGCAGTCCAAGCGTTCGGTGGAACCGTCGACCGGGACGGCCAGACGGTCGATATCGTCGGCTTCGACGGCCGACCCGAGACGCCAGACAACGTCATCGACTGCGCGAATTCGGGGACGACGATGCGACTCGTCACTGCCTGTGCGGGCCTCGGCGAGAACCTGACCATCCTCACCGGTGACGAGTCGCTCCGCTCGCGCCCACAAGGCCCACTTCTCGACGCCGTCTTCGACCTCGACGGCCGAGCCGAGAGCACGCGAAGAAACGGACAGGCACCGCTCGTCGTCGGCGATGGGATGACCGGCGGCACGGTCGAAATCCCCGGTGACGTCTCCTCGCAGTACATCACGGCGCTTCTCATGGCCGGCGCGGTCACCGAGGAGGGAATCGATATCGAACTCACGACCGAACTCAAGTCCGCACCGTACGTCGATATCACGCTGGAAGTGCTCGACGACTACGGTGTCGAGGCCACGCGCACTGACGACGGATTCTCGGTCGCAGGTGGGCAGTCGTACCGACCCGAAGGCGGTGAGTACAGCGTCCCCGGTGACTTCTCGTCGATATCGTATCTCCTCGCCGCGGGCGCTGTCGCAGGCGCAGAAGACGAACCTGTCATCGTCGAAGGTGCGCGCCCCTCCGCGCAGGGCGACAAAGCAATCGTCGATATCGTCCGCGACATGGGTGCCGACGTCGAGTGGGACGAAGACGCCGGCGAACTCACTGTCTCTGTTGCGGACCTCACGGGAACCACAGTCGACGTGGGTGACACGCCCGACTTGCTCCCGACAATCGCCGCGCTCGGCGCAATCGCCGACGGCGACACCGTCATCGAGAACTGCGAACACGTCCGCTACAAGGAGACCGACCGCGTGACTGCGATGGCCGAGGAACTCTCGAAGATGGGCGCGAACGTCACCGAACAACAGGACCGACTCACCATCCACGGCGGCGACACCGACCTCGTCGGTGCAGAAGTCGACGGCCGCGGTGACCACCGAATCGTGATGTCACTCACCGTCGCCGCCCTCGTCGCAGATGGCGAGACGACCATCGCCGGTGCAGAGCACGTCGACGTGTCGTTCCCCAACTTCTTCGATGCGATGTTCGACCTCGGTGTGAACATGCGCAAGGACTGA
- a CDS encoding alkaline phosphatase family protein has product MQHLDVSELRERQLDGDYLLPAYEDWCFSRIPGTVADLLGADVGPRLPDAATDEYDDIDRVVVFLVDGFGLAQWDGERERIPFLRQFERAGRVTPLTTVYPSETAAAMNTFHSAALPAEHGVVGWYVYDPDSDEQFEALPFLRKDGTRPERIDFEDVADAESIYPELADAGIEVHQVTPFPNDGTVAHPYDPEDLSTFSGAFSDAAHEASDPAYIFAYLPQTDAVAHGEGVDSDEYRETAVETFDRISEAIERLGEAASDDAGQTLVCLTADHGLIDTERERNVDISAPPFDIVSDLQTLTDGTPIRYSGSARNVHLHLRPDRIDAVYETLTSELDARVLRKQEVLDADLFGPNPSETFEHRLGDLVVVHRDSSVWYGDEDVGKLDFLAMHGGLHPDEMLIPFATATLDSLCE; this is encoded by the coding sequence ATGCAGCACCTCGACGTGTCGGAACTGCGCGAGCGCCAACTGGACGGTGACTACCTCCTCCCTGCATACGAGGACTGGTGCTTCTCTCGGATTCCGGGGACAGTCGCCGACCTGCTCGGTGCCGACGTTGGGCCGCGCCTCCCCGACGCGGCCACCGACGAGTACGACGACATCGACCGCGTCGTCGTCTTTCTCGTCGATGGGTTCGGCCTCGCCCAGTGGGATGGCGAGCGCGAGCGAATCCCGTTCTTGCGGCAGTTCGAGCGAGCGGGTCGGGTGACTCCGCTCACCACAGTCTATCCTTCGGAGACGGCCGCCGCGATGAACACGTTCCACTCGGCCGCCCTGCCCGCCGAACACGGCGTCGTCGGGTGGTACGTCTACGACCCCGACTCGGACGAACAGTTCGAGGCGCTTCCGTTCCTCCGGAAAGATGGGACTCGACCGGAGCGAATCGATTTCGAGGACGTCGCCGACGCCGAGAGCATCTATCCCGAACTGGCCGACGCGGGCATCGAAGTGCATCAGGTGACGCCGTTTCCCAACGACGGAACGGTTGCACACCCTTACGACCCCGAGGACCTCTCGACGTTCTCGGGGGCGTTTTCGGACGCCGCCCACGAGGCGTCTGACCCGGCGTACATCTTCGCGTACCTCCCGCAGACCGACGCCGTCGCACACGGGGAGGGCGTCGATTCCGACGAGTACCGCGAGACTGCAGTCGAGACGTTCGACCGCATCTCCGAGGCAATCGAGAGACTCGGAGAAGCCGCCAGCGACGACGCAGGGCAGACACTCGTCTGCCTCACCGCCGACCACGGCCTCATCGACACCGAACGGGAGCGAAACGTCGATATCTCGGCACCTCCGTTCGACATCGTCTCGGACCTGCAGACGCTCACCGACGGGACGCCGATTCGGTACTCGGGGAGTGCTCGAAACGTCCATCTGCACCTCCGACCGGACCGAATCGACGCCGTCTACGAGACGCTCACGTCCGAACTCGACGCGAGAGTACTCCGGAAACAGGAGGTACTCGACGCTGACCTGTTCGGTCCGAACCCCTCCGAGACGTTCGAGCACAGACTCGGTGACCTCGTCGTCGTCCACCGCGACAGCAGCGTCTGGTACGGCGACGAGGACGTGGGGAAACTGGACTTCCTCGCCATGCACGGTGGACTCCACCCCGACGAGATGTTGATTCCCTTCGCGACAGCGACGCTCGACTCACTCTGCGAGTGA
- a CDS encoding DUF6653 family protein: MEPTSDGGFRGRLEATFWERHANPWSAGTRILVYPVFMYAIYKRDAKLFAATLAFIAVNPVLFPRPERTDNYLSRIVLAEREWLDEGKGTMGLDYPNVLNVLNIPVTFYAFASAFRRKPVGTLLGTLGVMVIKLWWTDAIIRKTGVTGEGPSDSTLSEATSLAE, from the coding sequence ATGGAACCGACATCCGACGGAGGATTCCGCGGCCGACTCGAAGCGACGTTCTGGGAGCGACACGCGAATCCGTGGAGCGCCGGGACGCGAATCCTCGTCTATCCGGTGTTCATGTACGCCATCTACAAGCGCGACGCGAAACTGTTCGCGGCGACGCTGGCGTTCATCGCCGTCAACCCGGTGCTGTTTCCCCGCCCCGAGCGCACGGACAACTATCTGAGCAGAATCGTCCTCGCGGAACGGGAGTGGTTGGACGAAGGAAAGGGGACGATGGGACTGGACTACCCGAACGTCCTCAACGTCCTCAACATCCCCGTCACGTTCTACGCGTTCGCCTCGGCGTTCCGGCGAAAGCCGGTCGGGACGCTCCTCGGCACGCTCGGCGTGATGGTCATCAAACTCTGGTGGACCGACGCCATCATCAGAAAGACGGGCGTCACCGGTGAGGGACCGTCCGATAGCACTCTCTCGGAAGCGACTTCACTCGCAGAGTGA
- the aroC gene encoding chorismate synthase yields MNGNEFGRLFRVTTYGESHGDAMGATISGCPAGVELSVEDIQKELDRRKPGQSMITTSRGEPDAVVVNSGTQDGYTTGTPIGMVVQNKDARSGKYEPYVTAPRPSHGDFTYSAKFGTRNWGGGGRSSARETVNWVAAGAVAKQVLEQSEYDIEVKAHVNQIGDIEAPPVSFDEMLEHTEENDVRCAHPETAEKMQEAIEQYQKEGDSIGGSIYFEAQGVPRGLGSPRFDSFSARLGQAMMSVPAATSFEFGLGREAREWTGSDRNEDWEFDDAGDPRPVGNKHGGIQGGITTGQPIYGEMTLHAPTSIPKKQRTVDWETGEEKEIQVVGRHDPVLPPRGVPVVEAMLYLTILDFMLLTGYINPDRLDGKVGEYDTPYHPSSPENQ; encoded by the coding sequence ATGAACGGGAACGAATTCGGTCGCCTCTTTCGGGTGACCACCTACGGCGAGAGCCACGGCGACGCGATGGGCGCCACGATTTCCGGGTGCCCCGCCGGCGTCGAACTCTCTGTCGAAGACATCCAGAAAGAACTCGACCGACGAAAACCGGGCCAATCGATGATTACGACGAGTCGCGGCGAACCAGACGCCGTCGTCGTCAACTCCGGGACGCAAGACGGCTACACGACGGGGACGCCCATCGGGATGGTCGTCCAGAACAAAGACGCTCGCTCCGGGAAGTACGAACCGTACGTGACCGCCCCTCGGCCGTCGCACGGTGACTTCACGTACTCGGCGAAGTTCGGGACGCGAAACTGGGGAGGTGGCGGACGCTCGTCCGCGCGCGAGACGGTAAACTGGGTTGCGGCGGGAGCCGTCGCGAAGCAAGTGCTCGAACAGAGCGAGTACGACATCGAGGTAAAAGCCCACGTCAACCAGATTGGCGACATCGAAGCACCGCCAGTCTCGTTCGACGAGATGCTCGAACACACCGAAGAAAACGACGTCCGGTGTGCACACCCCGAGACGGCTGAGAAGATGCAGGAAGCCATCGAGCAGTACCAGAAGGAAGGCGACTCCATCGGTGGGTCGATTTACTTCGAAGCGCAGGGCGTCCCCCGTGGTCTTGGCTCTCCCCGATTCGACTCCTTCTCGGCGCGACTCGGTCAGGCGATGATGTCCGTGCCTGCGGCGACTTCCTTCGAGTTCGGACTCGGACGAGAGGCGCGTGAGTGGACCGGTTCGGACCGCAACGAGGACTGGGAGTTCGACGACGCGGGCGACCCGCGGCCAGTCGGCAACAAGCACGGCGGCATTCAGGGCGGCATCACGACCGGCCAGCCAATCTACGGCGAGATGACGCTCCACGCGCCGACGTCGATTCCGAAGAAACAGCGGACGGTCGACTGGGAGACGGGTGAAGAAAAGGAGATTCAGGTCGTCGGCCGACACGACCCAGTTCTCCCCCCACGTGGGGTCCCGGTCGTGGAGGCGATGCTGTATCTGACCATCCTCGACTTCATGCTCCTGACGGGGTACATCAACCCCGACCGTCTCGATGGGAAGGTCGGCGAGTATGACACGCCGTATCATCCATCGAGCCCGGAGAACCAATAG
- a CDS encoding 2-oxoacid:acceptor oxidoreductase subunit alpha, whose translation MTDHELIWRIAGGSGDGIASTSQNFAKALMRAGLHVFTHRHYPSRIRGGHTYTEVRVSDEPVKSRGDGYNFLLSLGDSFARNPSEGAYYGNEEIKPLSENLDELVEGGVIVYDSGLLDTDEIENFDERVEENNWHVYDIDLRTIAREHGREVMRNTAGVAVTCAIADIEPDVIKSLMSDAMPEKILEPNLEVFDDAYEMVQEEFDVDAPDISVPSGEHDEEQVLLSGSDAIAYGAIDEGCRFISGYPMTPWTEVFVIMSQNLPELGGISEQVEDEIAAAALAMGASHAGVKAMSGSSGGGFSLMSEPLGLAEITETPIVLVEAMRAGPSTGMPTKPEQSDMEHVLYTSQGDSHRVVFAPGTAAEAYYQTRKAFKLAYEYQIPSIVLYDQKLGGELSNVPASVFDEEPNPDLGSVLTEAELADAPHDDSGKYQRYQHDTENGVSPRSLPGQKGGRYLATGNEHMPAGHISEDPDNRIAQMNRRMQKVDSIRAELDDDGEFNTVYGPEDADYGLITFGSQQGTVEEAADVLNENGHSVKVLGVSELMPFPKEQVSEFLDSVDESLVVEMTASAQFRGLVQKELGGYGDVMSSLLKYNGNPFEPADIVEGFETALLEGEELPDNRTKFVPKVGE comes from the coding sequence ATGACTGACCACGAACTTATCTGGCGCATCGCAGGGGGTTCCGGTGACGGCATCGCCTCGACCAGCCAGAACTTCGCAAAAGCCCTGATGCGAGCGGGGCTACACGTTTTCACGCATCGACACTATCCATCACGCATCCGCGGCGGCCACACGTACACGGAAGTACGCGTCAGCGACGAACCCGTGAAGTCGCGTGGTGACGGGTACAACTTCCTCCTCTCGCTCGGTGACTCGTTCGCTCGCAACCCGAGTGAGGGTGCCTACTACGGCAACGAGGAAATCAAGCCGCTCTCGGAGAACCTCGACGAACTCGTCGAAGGTGGTGTCATCGTCTACGACTCTGGTCTCCTCGACACCGACGAGATCGAGAACTTCGACGAGCGCGTCGAAGAGAACAACTGGCACGTCTACGACATCGACCTCCGCACCATCGCCCGTGAACACGGCCGTGAGGTCATGCGTAACACCGCCGGTGTCGCAGTCACCTGCGCCATCGCAGACATCGAGCCCGACGTCATCAAGAGCCTGATGTCGGACGCGATGCCGGAGAAGATTCTCGAACCCAACCTCGAGGTCTTCGACGACGCCTACGAGATGGTCCAAGAGGAGTTCGACGTCGACGCCCCCGACATCTCGGTTCCGTCGGGCGAACACGACGAAGAGCAGGTTCTCCTCTCCGGTTCTGACGCCATCGCCTACGGTGCAATCGACGAAGGCTGCCGCTTCATCTCGGGTTACCCGATGACCCCGTGGACGGAAGTGTTCGTCATCATGTCCCAGAACCTTCCCGAACTCGGTGGCATCTCCGAGCAGGTCGAAGACGAGATTGCTGCCGCGGCGCTGGCCATGGGTGCTTCGCACGCTGGTGTGAAGGCCATGTCCGGTTCGTCCGGTGGCGGGTTCTCGCTCATGTCCGAGCCGCTCGGTCTGGCCGAGATTACCGAGACGCCGATCGTCCTCGTCGAGGCCATGCGCGCCGGCCCATCGACGGGTATGCCGACGAAGCCAGAGCAGTCCGACATGGAGCACGTCCTGTACACGTCGCAGGGTGACTCCCACCGCGTCGTCTTCGCCCCCGGCACCGCTGCCGAGGCGTACTACCAGACGCGCAAGGCGTTCAAGCTCGCCTACGAGTACCAGATTCCGTCCATCGTCCTCTACGACCAGAAGCTCGGTGGCGAACTCTCGAACGTCCCTGCCTCCGTCTTCGACGAAGAACCGAACCCAGACCTCGGTTCGGTCCTGACGGAAGCAGAACTCGCAGACGCACCCCACGACGACTCGGGTAAGTACCAGCGCTACCAGCACGACACCGAGAACGGTGTCTCGCCGCGCTCGCTCCCCGGTCAGAAGGGTGGTCGCTACCTCGCGACGGGTAACGAGCACATGCCCGCTGGGCACATCTCGGAAGACCCCGACAACCGCATCGCACAGATGAACCGCCGCATGCAGAAGGTCGACTCCATCCGCGCCGAGCTCGACGACGACGGCGAGTTCAACACGGTCTACGGTCCGGAAGACGCCGACTACGGCCTCATCACCTTCGGCAGCCAGCAGGGCACCGTCGAAGAGGCCGCCGACGTCCTCAACGAGAACGGTCACTCGGTGAAGGTCCTCGGTGTCTCCGAACTGATGCCGTTCCCGAAAGAGCAGGTTTCGGAGTTCCTCGACAGCGTCGACGAATCGCTCGTCGTCGAGATGACCGCCTCCGCCCAGTTCCGCGGCCTCGTCCAGAAGGAACTCGGTGGCTACGGCGACGTCATGTCGAGCCTCCTCAAGTACAACGGTAACCCGTTCGAGCCCGCCGACATCGTCGAGGGCTTCGAGACGGCGCTCCTCGAAGGCGAGGAGCTCCCAGACAACCGTACGAAGTTCGTCCCCAAGGTGGGTGAATAA
- a CDS encoding thiamine pyrophosphate-dependent enzyme, which translates to MSAFSAIGEETEKDQNEFTPGLEPQPTWCPGCGDFGVLKALKGAAAELGLSPDEMMVTTGIGCSGKLNSYFNSYGFHTIHGRSLPIARAAKLANPGLTVVAAGGDGDGYGIGGNHFMHTARENHDITYIVFNNEIFGLTKGQTSPTSPMGHKSKTQPHGSAKTPLRPLSLSLNAGASYVARTAAVNPNQAKDIIVEAIEHDGFSHVDFLTQCPTWNKDARQYVPYIDINESDDYEFDNTSRAEASEMMFETENALHEGTVLTGRYYVDESRPSYQQEKQRIGEMPEEPLAERYFDDSYEWERSYDKFLGKHK; encoded by the coding sequence ATGAGTGCATTCAGCGCAATCGGTGAGGAAACGGAGAAAGACCAAAACGAGTTCACGCCCGGACTCGAACCCCAGCCGACGTGGTGTCCTGGCTGTGGTGACTTCGGTGTGCTCAAGGCTCTGAAGGGTGCGGCGGCCGAACTCGGCCTCTCGCCCGACGAGATGATGGTGACGACCGGTATCGGCTGTTCCGGTAAGCTCAACAGCTACTTCAACAGCTACGGTTTCCACACCATCCACGGTCGCTCGCTGCCAATCGCCCGTGCCGCAAAGCTCGCGAACCCCGGTCTGACCGTGGTCGCAGCCGGCGGTGACGGTGACGGCTACGGTATCGGTGGCAACCACTTCATGCACACCGCTCGTGAGAACCACGACATCACGTACATCGTGTTCAACAACGAGATCTTCGGCCTCACGAAGGGACAGACGTCCCCGACGTCGCCGATGGGCCACAAGTCCAAGACCCAGCCGCACGGCTCGGCCAAGACGCCGCTTCGCCCGCTCTCGCTCTCGCTGAACGCGGGTGCGTCGTACGTCGCCCGTACGGCCGCGGTCAACCCGAACCAGGCGAAAGACATCATCGTCGAAGCGATCGAGCACGACGGGTTCTCCCACGTCGACTTCCTGACGCAGTGCCCGACGTGGAACAAGGACGCACGCCAGTACGTCCCGTACATCGACATCAACGAGTCCGACGACTACGAGTTCGACAACACGAGTCGAGCCGAGGCGTCCGAGATGATGTTCGAAACGGAGAACGCGCTTCACGAGGGTACCGTCCTCACCGGCCGGTACTACGTCGACGAGAGCCGTCCATCCTACCAGCAGGAGAAACAGCGCATCGGCGAGATGCCCGAAGAACCGCTCGCTGAGCGGTACTTCGACGACTCCTACGAGTGGGAACGGTCCTACGACAAGTTCCTCGGAAAGCACAAGTAA
- the lrpA1 gene encoding HTH-type transcriptional regulator LrpA1 produces the protein METTSTEGRILAVLEEDAKASYAEIADRAGVSKPTVRKYISKLEDDGVIIGYSADVDPKKLAGQSIAMVGIECASERYVEVTRALKELDDVESLYTSSGDHMLMAEVRAVDGDSLGDVISEKILSIEGIEAAHPSFLQERLK, from the coding sequence ATGGAAACCACGTCCACGGAGGGACGCATCCTCGCAGTCTTGGAAGAAGACGCGAAAGCGTCGTACGCCGAGATTGCAGACCGAGCGGGCGTGTCGAAGCCGACGGTTCGAAAGTACATCAGTAAACTCGAAGACGATGGCGTCATCATCGGATACTCCGCAGACGTCGACCCGAAGAAACTCGCTGGACAGTCGATTGCGATGGTCGGTATCGAATGCGCCAGCGAACGCTACGTGGAGGTCACACGGGCCCTGAAGGAACTCGACGACGTCGAATCACTCTACACTTCGTCTGGCGACCACATGCTGATGGCGGAAGTCCGCGCCGTCGACGGCGATTCACTCGGTGACGTCATCTCCGAGAAGATTCTCTCTATCGAGGGTATCGAGGCCGCTCACCCGTCCTTCCTGCAAGAACGACTGAAGTAA